GATGATTTACTGTGTGATATCTGTGAGCTGCAGCCATTTCCAAACAAAGTCAGTCGTCTTAAGTGGAGAAGACACCCTCCGCGGAAGACAGGACTGGTGGTCAAAGATGTGGTCTGTCTCCCCAGAGGACACTACCTGGCACAGCTGGAGAGGTGAAACTTGTTATTGTAGTGCAAGACCATCTTTTCCATCGTTGGTGATTAAGTGTTTCCAGGACCTCTCTTATTCCATCATATGTTTTATTGAGCGAAAGGCCAATTTTACGTGATGTACATAATATCTAGTAAAGAtattattatgaaataaagGACGTGTTCGCCTCTGTTCTTTTAGACGCACTGTTCCTCGAGGCAGGGAAAAAGCAGCTCTAGTCGCCATGGGAATGACTACTCGCATCTCCATTGATTATGAATGGTCGACCAATCAGATGGAGAGTCGGCTGGCAATGCTCTTCCGAGGGCGTTTTGTAAAACGAGCGGGACAAAGGTTCAGCTTCACGTTTTTGCAGGTGTGTATTTCTGTCCCTGTGGGAGCCTGtttaactttacatttacagtTTCCCTGCTATTCTTCTACGTCTTTTATGCATGTATGTGTCTGATGGTATGTGTACTTTCTAGTGTGTCATGGGCTCTGGGTTGCTATTCGTCCCAGACACTCCTGCAGAGGGCTGGACTGGTGAGCAGGTACTCAGGATCTCTGGACATGGTGCTTTGTACATCCTCAGCCAACAGGACTACCCACAGGTAAACCACAAGTGCTTCTGCAGTTCTGATTTAAGGAAGTAGTAGGAGGAAGTACTCTAATTTACATCTTTCTCAATAACTACAatcacacatttaaatgcattaacaaaaataaagtgattGAGCCTCCAACTGTCTTGTGTCAACTCCATAAGTCTGCACTACGCAGGATCTGTAAAATGCCGTTCATTCAATGCATTAGCTGTGCCATAACTCCAGAATCATTGTCCTTTGTCTTTTGGGATACCACGTGGGTCTCAAACAGATCATTTTGGGTTGTGAAAGTGTGCGATTATTTTAGTTTTCAGTAGTGCATCAATTTAAACTAATTTATTAAActacatttttgttcaaagtacAGACAATTAAATACTCTTATCTCAACAGGCAGAATCCGAGATGAAAGCAAGCAAGGCCGCTGTGGTGAACCGGTGAAAAAGCAATTCCGGTTTTTTCTTACAAATTAAaaatttgaatgaaatgaattgtgAACCGTGTAATTGAATTCCCTGGGTATGAATATATGAATGTGCTTCTTTTGCCAGGAAGGAGTTTTGTCTGGGGAACAAAAGTTGCTCGGAAAAATACCAACAACTGGGAGGACCGACCCAACCAGAGGAGGTGAGTTCTCTACACTGCAGATGTTACAAATCCACCTTTTTTGGCCCAATATTTGTTTGAATAGAaggtagaaaagaaaaaagaccatTTCCTCTACGTCTTCCTCTATCCTTCTCCTGCTGGTGTGCAGTTCACACGTGACCTCGACTGCATCCTGAGACTGTTCAGACAGAAGAACAGGGGTCGGGACGGAGAATTTCACATCCAGGTGAGGAGCAAAGCCCTCCTCCAAAGTGCTCTAGAGGTGGTGAGGAGGCCGGACTTCTCGTTCAGGACGCCACCCATCATCTCCTTCAGCGGAGAGGAGAATGACGGCCACGACGGTTCACTCAGAGACTTCTTTAGGTTGTGATAATTATTCTGATTATTGACTTTAAAATGACTCACTGCCTTTTTCATGAATGAATGCATATGAATGAAACGcatcgtttttatttttcatggtaTAAATTGTTTGATGTTGTTTGATGATGTTGTGAATCACCGACTTTGTTTTTAACGTCTGCTCACACAGATTGACTTTGCTGGAGCTGCAGCAAAGTCTCGTGTTTGAGGGTCATCCGGGCCGTTTGTTCTTGACCTACGACCTTGAAGCTCTTAAAGATAAGCGGTATTACGAAGCAGGCCTATTGATTGGCTGGTCTTTGATTCATGGCGGGCCTGGACCGCGTTGTCTCCACCCTGCACTGTTCCAGGTCTATTATGTAGATACAGTTTCATCATTTACAatgtataaaacacattttttattcacCGAGCAGCTGCATTATCTGTGTTATTTAAGTTTTTGCACATAGATATTCTCTTGGTCATTGTATTGTCATAGCTGCTGTGTGGTCAGAATCCATCTTTGGAGGATTTCAGCTGGAGGGACATAGTTGATGCTGAAGTACAGACCAGGCTGCgacaggtaacacacactgcaaatactTACAAATATGTCCTTTGGGCGGATAGAAATAAAAATCAGTTTTAGATTGCTGTGATTAATTTGGTTCActgatgggaatcattgttttAGTTGTATAGGATATAAACAATACGTCGTGAAAAATTCAAATAGGAATTGAGTGTTTATCTGTACGTATGAGGGACTATTTTCCAGAGATTCTGGAATTTGTAATCAATTTGAGAGAACCTGATCACAAATATATTTACCAAACCTATTTATTTACAGCAGGGGACCTTTGTTGCATGACATTTCCCTTTCAAACCTTTGTTTTCTGTCCACTCAACAGTCCACTATCCAAACATAtatttaatacacacacacacacacacaccatatgaatgctcctctgctcctctttttaGATGCATAGTTGTACTGATGTCAAGCTGCTTTCCCCCAGTCTGTGTGACTGGGTTTCGAGCTGTGGGATCCCTGGAGTCTATTCAACCCATTCTGATGAACTACCATCCATCTATGTCCGCCTGGTCAAACATTACATATACCACAGGtttgacacacagacaaagtgaATACATATGCAATCACACACTTGTAGTTGAGGCCCAACTCACTGGTTTGGAGTAcaaaatattcatatatttattgatTAAAGTACTCTGTTATATGATGACtgctgcatatatatatatatatatatatatatgtattttaaaaaGCCATGTGAGCCTACAATCACCCAGACTGCTGTCCTCCAGGGTGGCCAGTATGATCTCCCAGTTCACAGAGGGGCTGAGCAGCTGCGGTGGATTGTGGGAAACGGTACAGTCCAACTGGGAGGAATTTGTGCCTGTGATGACGAGCACACAGCAGCCGCCTCTGACCCTGGAAGAGTTCAAACGGCTTTTCGTCATCTGCTACAGCCTCCCAGACAGCCAGCTGAAGGCGAGCGAGGAGGCAACAGTTGGACACTGGGAATCGGTCCTCACTTTGGTCAGCGGTAAGAACAGTGACGCCCGCAGGACGAGAGTGAAAAGATGTCTCAGGGATTGCTTTTCACAAAAAATGTCCGTGTCCACAAGCAGATGGTAAGGCACATTTTTCCCTTGAGGACCTCCTTGCCTTCATCAGTGGAGCTGATCATCTGCCTCCTCTCGGTTTCTCCAGAATGATCTCACTACGTTTTTACTCGCAGGTTAGTATATCTCACAAGCCGGCCAttgttaaattaataaaaaactaCAACGTGCTGTTGACCTCCTGCTGGCTGTAATTGTCCCCTTCTGCTATGTGTCATTAGCGATAACGCATCTTTAACTCCGATCCACAGCCCTGTTGCAGACAAGTAGGATTCCAGTTTATCGGAAGAAAGGGAGCAAGTCTCTTCACGTTGTTGCAGGCGCTTTGTCATGCGCCTCTGAATCTTTGCAACGGGGCTCCTAGCCGCATGATCATTAAACCATAATTGTGGTCAAATCGCTATTAACATGTCAGAGCATTTGACGAAAACGgtcaatttatttttgaatgctAAAGAAACAGGTTTTAAATCTATTGCCTCCAGCCAACTTATTGTTTACAGGATACTGAACATTTTGATTCATTAATATGCATTTAATACTTGACCCCTTTCATTAACAGGCTTTTTATGGGGgtaatagacaaaaaaaaacattcttgtATATCATTCCAATTTTATTTAAACTCATAAAGTATTTCTTTGTGGTTTGGATTTCACAGTTAAGAAGATGCGAGATAAACTTTATTGTCAGAGTAATATCACCTTTTAATTCACTTTCCAGGATGCAGCAATGTCGGGCGTGCGGCTTCCTCACGCCTCCACTTGCGCTCTAGAGTTCTTCCTGCCCAGGGGAACAGGGGGGGCTGTTGACCTGTTGGCGCTGCTAAGCAAAGCCTTGCATGAAGCCTTTGGCTCTACAGAGGGAGATGAGAGAGGAGCTGCATAGGAGTGGTTACAAGTTCATGAAGTTGATGGATTATTAAGTTCCTGCTGAAAGCGACTTTGTCGATCTCAAAGGTTTCTGTAAAATACAAACAATGTGACGGTAAAGAAAACCAGGTGCTGATCTGTGAACAGTTATACTACATCATTGAGGCCGATGAAGGAAATTCCAAGGATGAATTCTTTAACTCAAGATTGTCATCTATGATTTTAATAGTTAATTTAATATACTTAACTGTGATGAAGATAGCATCCAAGTCATTTTGACATCTTATACAATTTTATTACCTGTGTATTTCTGCTGATATTTGTATATTGAGGAAATGTTTTATAAAATCAATGGCAATTAAAAATGTTCAGAAAATTTATACTAAATgtgatattttcattttttttcagtgGACAAGGTCAACGGTTTAACAGGTTTGGTTATGAGGCACCAGTATTAAATCAAaagttttttgtatttttttaagagAAAGTAAAGACCAAACAAATATAAggaaataaatgcatatttatttttggggTTGATGCTCTCAACAATTACAGTGAGGGAATAATAAATGGCCGATATATATTGGTGTAACTTCAATGTTAATTCATGCCCCCAACTCATGTAATAACAACTTTTAAAAGTTAATTGGCACACAGAATACCTCAGAGACTTAGGTACCTTCTCCGCATTGAACAATTCTGGCATCATTTCGATAGCAAACAACAAACGAGCAGTACTTTTACTTTCTGCTTAGAAGATGCATTCTATAAGCTTGACACTCATCTAGTTTATTGTTGCCAGTGTTTATGTAAGATATTTCCTCATTCATGATGATGGGTGTAGTGTTTTCTGGTAGCTTCTCCTCCAGTTAAAGATCATGGGAATTATTGATACCTATTTATTTAACTTCTTTGGAAGATTATATTCCTTGGTCTGAGCTTCCCATTCTTCTATGCACAGTCAACAAACACCTCCAATTCTTTGGAATATTGTTCACGGATTGTAGAGTGAAAACATTTTGTCatggtttgggttaatgtctggttttaatttgtagtttcttgcctctgttctccctgggtcatgtcacttcctgccttgtcctgtcctcctctgtgattgtctgtcatgtcatgattgtttccacctgtgtccaatcacctgcacctccctagtgtatttaagctgtgtgtgtgtctcctgtcacttgtcgcgtcattgtctttcgtcctggatgttcgttgTTCCCGCCTGCCGTTTTtcccgtgtgtgagtgtgagtgtgagtgtgagtgtgagtgtgagtgtgttttggcctggtgcttttgtttgtttagtctCGTTAGTttaaactctgcgtttgagtcctgccttccaacgcatccctgacacattttaattaaaaaatcagAGGGAAATTGAGATAGTTCTGGTAATTTCTAGTGCAATAACATTTGATACATTATGCTAAATTGCCAAAGGAGTCTTTCCAGATATGAAGAAATGAATAAGGTTAACTACCACTTCACATGGTGTTGAAACAATTCTGCCAGCATAACCTTGAACTGCTGTCTTCAATTAGGATCCACCCTTTGAATGTTTGCCACGTTGATTGTATGAAATGTTCCATTCAGGAGCTGCTTTTCAAAAAACTAAATTCAGAGAAACACAGAAGATTAGATCGATGATATTAGGTAAAGCGCATTTTCAAACCGATTAATTTAccactttttttactttttttctgttttacgcACCTCTTTTACACGTTCAATGATGGTCCCATTGCTAACCTCTCCAAAGGAAGTTATCCTCATCTGTAGGTGCGTTAATACAAAGCCTGTAGGTATTAAAGAACATTGTATGTGGCGATTCATTTTTCTATAATGCTATTCTGTCAACCCTGAAAAACCTTTATAAACTGAAATTAGATACAGatgcaaaatattttacaatataGGCTTATGAAAACTAAAATCTGAATTTAACACAATTCTAGGGGTAGATTACAAAGTCAGTGACCTTGGTGTATTATTTATGCATTGGTATACTGTGGTATTATAGTTTGGATGATAGGGAACtttgaaatgtaaaagaaatCTGATGATTAGGTATAGGCATTGAGGACTAATATGACTAAGCATATTAGTTTCTGTGTTGACCAGATTATCCATAAAACATTCTGAATTAACTCGTTATGTTTAAAAAATCTTTAATTTCAATTTAACCCAGTACCCTATTAATGGGGTACAGCTATGCTTGGGGTCAATAGGGATTCAATCAATTTCTTTGACGGTTTCAGCTCAATGATTTATTATTGACAATATGAATATCAGTGTCACTAGccttcatttgttgttgttgtggctgcGGTTGTAGTtcgtgcagcagttgttgttggggctgctgttgtcgtaGGGGAACTAGATgttggagctgcagttgttgtcggggctgctgttgtcgtcAGGGAAGCAAATGtcgttggggctgcagttgtagttggtacagcagttgttgttggtgctgcagttgttgatggggctgctgttgtcgtcGTCGGGGAATTAGTTGTTGTTGgaacagcagttgttgttaggGCTTCTGTTGTCGTCGGGGAAGCAGTTggtgttggagctgctgttgttggtggGGCTGCAGATGTAGTtgatgcagcagttgtagttggagctgcagttgtagttgttgcagcagttgttgttggggctgatCTTGTCGTCGGGGAAGCgattgttgttggggctgctgttggtgttggcggtgcagttgtagttggtacagcagttgttgttggtgctgcagttgttgatggggctgctgttgtcgtcGTCGGGGAATTAGTTGTTGTTGgaacagcagttgttgttaggGCTTCTGTTGTCGTCGGGGAAGCAGTTggtgttggagctgctgttgttggtggGGCTGCAGATGTAGTtgatgcagcagttgtagttggagctgcagttgtagttgttgcagcagttgtagttgttccTGCATCTGTTGTtagggctgctgttgttgtcagcgcagcagttgttgtcggtgcaggagttgttgttggggctgctcttctagttggtgcagcagttgttgtcggggctgcagttgtagtcggTGCAGCAGACATTGTCGGGGCTGATGTTTTCGTCAGGGAAGccgttgttggtgcagcagttgttgtcggggctgatCTTGTCGTCGGGGAAGCgattgttgttggggctgctgttggtgttggcggtgcagttgtagttggtacagcagttgttgttggtgctgcagttgttgatggggctgctgttgtcgtcGGGGAATTAGTTGTTGTTGGAACAGCAGTTGTTAGGGCTGCTGTTGTCGTCGGGGAAGCAGTTggtgttggagctgctgttgttggtggGGCTGCAGATGTAGTtgatgcagcagttgtagttggagctgcagttgtagttgttgcagcagttgtagttgttccTGCATCTGTTGTtagggctgctgttgttgtcagcgcagcagttgttgtcggtgcaggagttgttgttggggctgctcttctagttggtgcagcagttgttgtcggggctgcagttgtagtcggTGCAGCAGACATTGTCGGGGCTGATGTTTTCGTCGGGGAAGccgttggtgcagcagttgttgtcggggctgcggttgtagttggtgcagcaattGTTGTTGGGGCTGATCTTGTCGTCGGGGAAGCgattgttgttggggctgctgttggtgttggcggtgcagttgtagttggtacagcagttgttgttggtgctgcagttgttgatggggctgctgttgtcgtcGGGGAATTAGTTGTTGTTGgaacagcagttgttgttaggGCTGCTGTTGTCGTCGGGGAAGCAGTTggtgttggagctgctgttgttggtggGGCTGCAGATGTAGTtgatgcagcagttgtagttggggctgcagttgtagttgttgcagcagttgtagttgttccTGCATCTGTTGTTagggcagcagttgttgtcggtgcaggagttgttgttggggctgctcttgttgttggtgcagcagttgttgtcggggctgcagttgtagttggtgcagcagttgttgtaggGGCTGATCTTGTCGTCTGGGAAGCGAATGtggttggggctgctgttggtgttggcgctgcagttgtagttggtacagcagttgttgttggcgctgcagttgttgatggggctgctgttgtcgtcGGGGAATTAGTTGTTGTTGgaacagcagttgttgttaggGCTGCTGTTGTCGTCGGGGAAGCAGTTggtgttggagctgctgttgttggtggGGCTGCAGATGTAGTtgatgcagcagttgtagttggagctgcagttgtagttgttgcagcagttgtagttgttccTGCAtctgttgtcggggctgcagttgtagtcggTGCAGCAGACATTGTCGGGGTTGATGTTTTCGTCGGGGAAGccgttgttggtgcagcagttgatgtcggggctgcagttgtagttggtgcagcagttgttgtaggGGCTGATCTTGTCGTCGGGGAAGCGaatgttgttggggctgctgttgttagcgctgcagttgtagttggtacagcagttgttgttgcagtTGTAATTGTTCCTGCATCTTTTGTTACGGCTGTCGGGGAATTAGTTATTGTTGGAACAGCAGTTGTTgctggggctgcagttgttaaCAGTGCAGCAGTTGTGGTCGGTGCaggagttgttgttggggctgcattTGTAGttagtgcagcagttgttggggctgtagttgtagttggtgcagcagttgtagttggtgtagcagttgtagttggggctgcaGCAGTCATCGGGGAATTAGTTGTTGAAACAGCAGTTTTAGTTTgtgcagtagttgttgttggggctgcagttgttgggttTGCTGTTGTCGTCGGGAAATTAGTTGTTGTTGGAagagcagttgttgttggtgcagcagttgttgatggggctgcagttgtagttgttgcagcagttgttgttggggctgcagttgtggttggtgcagcagttgtggttggtgcagcagttgttgttgggcctGCCGTTGTAGTtgggctgcaacaacaactgcagccccgacaacaagttgttgtcggggctgcagttgtggtTGCAAATGTCTGTGTCATCGGgaaagcagttgttgttgttaaggCTGTTGTTGTTATCAGTGGAACAGTTGGTGCCACagttggggctgtagttgtagttggtgcagcagttgttggtgcagcagttgttgtttgggctgcagttgttgttggagctggagttgttggggcagcagttgttggggcagcagttgtagttgttgcagcagttgttggtgcagcagttgttgttggggctgccgttgtagttggtgcagcagttgttgtcggggctgcggttgttggtgctgcagttgttgtcggggctgcggttgttgttggtgctgcagttgttgatggggctgcagttgtagttgttgcagcagttgttggtgcagctgttgtagttgttgcagcagttgttgttggggctgcggtTGCAGTTGGTGCAGCAATTcttggtacagcagttgttggtgcagcagttgttggggctgcagttgtagttgaaactgcagttgttgatggggctgcagttgtagttggtgcagcagttgttgttggggctgcggttgtagttggtgcagcagttgttggtgcagcagttgttgttgttggggctgcagttgtagttggtgcagcagttgttgtcgagGCTTCAATTGTGTTTGCGGTTGTCGGTGTCATCGGGAAAGCAGTTGTTGTTATCAGTggaacagttgttgttggtgcagcagttgtagttggtgcaacagttgttgttgaaactgcagttgttgatggggctggagttgttggggcagcagttgttggtgcagtagttgttgttggtgcagcagttgtagttggtgcaacagttattgttgaaactgcagttgttgatggggctgcagttgtagttgttgcagcagttgttggtgcagcagttgtagttgttgcagcagttattgttgaatatgcagttgttgatggggctgcagttgtggtTGTTACAGCAGTTGTagatggtgcagcagttgttgttgctgctgcaggtgttgttggtgcagcagttgtagttggtgcagcagttgttggtacagcagttgttgtttgggctgcagttgttgttgggcctggagttgttggggcagcagttgttggtgcagcagttgttgttggggctgccgttgtagttggtgcagcagttgttgttggggctgccgttgtagttggtgcagcagttgttgtcggggctgcggttgttgttggtgcagcagttgtagttggtgcactagttgttgttgccgctgcaggtgttgttgccgctgcaggtgtagttggtgcaacagttgtagttggtgcaacagttgttgttgaaactgcagttgttgatggggctgaagttgtagttggtgcagcagttgttggtacagcagttgttgtttgggctgcagttgttgggcctggagttgttggggcagcagttgttggtgcagcagttgttgttggggctgcagtagttgttgttggtgcagcagttgatgttggtgcagcagttgatgttagggctgccgttgtagttggtgcagcagttgttttcggggctgcggttgttgttggtgcagcagttgtagttggtacactagttgttgttgccgctgcaggtgttgttggtgcagcagttgtagttggtgcatcaGTTGTAgtaacagttgttgttggtgcagcagttgttgatggggctgcagttgtagttggtacagcagttgttgtttgggctgcagttgttgttgggcctggagttgttggggca
This Gasterosteus aculeatus chromosome 8, fGasAcu3.hap1.1, whole genome shotgun sequence DNA region includes the following protein-coding sequences:
- the LOC120824057 gene encoding uncharacterized protein LOC120824057 isoform X3; translation: MKLGEKNVASLTLTDNIEMELFSSGEPCMGTSTKETEEEQSYDQKHLNNPLVPKCEEEPEPEVQNAPSGNQAQPQTESCSPFQGFVEDIHIEMEVFSPLQECDREQMAIKPGDASIVALPFPNKVSRLKWRRHPPRKTGLVVKDVVCLPRGHYLAQLERRTVPRGREKAALVAMGMTTRISIDYEWSTNQMESRLAMLFRGRFVKRAGQRFSFTFLQCVMGSGLLFVPDTPAEGWTGEQVLRISGHGALYILSQQDYPQAESEMKASKAAVVNRKEFCLGNKSSTQPEEFTRDLDCILRLFRQKNRGRDGEFHIQVRSKALLQSALEVVRRPDFSFRTPPIISFSGEENDGHDGSLRDFFRLTLLELQQSLVFEGHPGRLFLTYDLEALKDKRYYEAGLLIGWSLIHGGPGPRCLHPALFQVYYLLCGQNPSLEDFSWRDIVDAEVQTRLRQMHSCTDVKLLSPSLCDWVSSCGIPGVYSTHSDELPSIYVRLVKHYIYHRVASMISQFTEGLSSCGGLWETVQSNWEEFVPVMTSTQQPPLTLEEFKRLFVICYSLPDSQLKASEEATVGHWESVLTLVSDGKAHFSLEDLLAFISGADHLPPLGFSRMISLRFYSQDAAMSGVRLPHASTCALEFFLPRGTGGAVDLLALLSKALHEAFGSTEGDERGAA
- the LOC120824057 gene encoding uncharacterized protein LOC120824057 isoform X2; translation: MKLGEKNVASLTLTDNIEMELFSSGEPCMGTSTKETEEEQSYDQKHLNNPLVPKCEEEPEPEVQNAPSGNQAQPQTESCSPFQGFVEDIHIEMEVFSPLQECDREQMAIKPGDASIVALPFPNKVSRLKWRRHPPRKTGLVVKDVVCLPRGHYLAQLERRTVPRGREKAALVAMGMTTRISIDYEWSTNQMESRLAMLFRGRFVKRAGQRFSFTFLQCVMGSGLLFVPDTPAEGWTGEQVLRISGHGALYILSQQDYPQAESEMKASKAAVVNRKEFCLGNKSCSEKYQQLGGPTQPEEFTRDLDCILRLFRQKNRGRDGEFHIQVRSKALLQSALEVVRRPDFSFRTPPIISFSGEENDGHDGSLRDFFRLTLLELQQSLVFEGHPGRLFLTYDLEALKDKRYYEAGLLIGWSLIHGGPGPRCLHPALFQLLCGQNPSLEDFSWRDIVDAEVQTRLRQMHSCTDVKLLSPSLCDWVSSCGIPGVYSTHSDELPSIYVRLVKHYIYHRVASMISQFTEGLSSCGGLWETVQSNWEEFVPVMTSTQQPPLTLEEFKRLFVICYSLPDSQLKASEEATVGHWESVLTLVSDGKAHFSLEDLLAFISGADHLPPLGFSRMISLRFYSQDAAMSGVRLPHASTCALEFFLPRGTGGAVDLLALLSKALHEAFGSTEGDERGAA
- the LOC120824057 gene encoding uncharacterized protein LOC120824057 isoform X1 — encoded protein: MKLGEKNVASLTLTDNIEMELFSSGEPCMGTSTKETEEEQSYDQKHLNNPLVPKCEEEPEPEVQNAPSGNQAQPQTESCSPFQGFVEDIHIEMEVFSPLQECDREQMAIKPGDASIVALPFPNKVSRLKWRRHPPRKTGLVVKDVVCLPRGHYLAQLERRTVPRGREKAALVAMGMTTRISIDYEWSTNQMESRLAMLFRGRFVKRAGQRFSFTFLQCVMGSGLLFVPDTPAEGWTGEQVLRISGHGALYILSQQDYPQAESEMKASKAAVVNRKEFCLGNKSCSEKYQQLGGPTQPEEFTRDLDCILRLFRQKNRGRDGEFHIQVRSKALLQSALEVVRRPDFSFRTPPIISFSGEENDGHDGSLRDFFRLTLLELQQSLVFEGHPGRLFLTYDLEALKDKRYYEAGLLIGWSLIHGGPGPRCLHPALFQVYYLLCGQNPSLEDFSWRDIVDAEVQTRLRQMHSCTDVKLLSPSLCDWVSSCGIPGVYSTHSDELPSIYVRLVKHYIYHRVASMISQFTEGLSSCGGLWETVQSNWEEFVPVMTSTQQPPLTLEEFKRLFVICYSLPDSQLKASEEATVGHWESVLTLVSDGKAHFSLEDLLAFISGADHLPPLGFSRMISLRFYSQDAAMSGVRLPHASTCALEFFLPRGTGGAVDLLALLSKALHEAFGSTEGDERGAA